In a genomic window of Gossypium arboreum isolate Shixiya-1 chromosome 7, ASM2569848v2, whole genome shotgun sequence:
- the LOC108487875 gene encoding uncharacterized protein LOC108487875, whose translation MDQRLERLEQLQKEMQDQLQLQMKEQLAKIQQDMRDQMLESQRDMMNQLSQLLTKGLGKGKSPMLNTGENNEEPLYPPGFTPIDDQTCPQDVPIAIRSQQHQAGISAPMNYPTGSGSNPRNSPTNHEVPDLNEMAGIEKAKVELARQLEVRYKWLEEKLRVMENTDYHRGVDAKDLSLVPDLVLPSKFKTPEFEKYNETSCPEAHITMFCRKMTGYVDNNQLLIHCFQDSLIGSAAKWYNQLSRAKIHSWRDLAQAFMKQYGHVKDMTPDRITLQNMEKKQGENFRQYAQRWREVATQVQPPLLEKETTMLFVNTLKAPFITHMLGSATMSFSDIVMSSEMIENAIRSGKIDARESAKRSTPNRNKNEVNNMSKRYPKLVNIGQPRQESNSRPNTERLQFTPIPMSYKELYQNLFDVHVVSPFYSEPVQPSFPKWYNENAQCEYHAGIAGHSIENCTTFKRLVERFIEMGVVKLDDSSEPNHSDNAVNTI comes from the coding sequence ATGGATCAAAGATTGGAAAGACTGGAACAACTTCAAAAAGAGATGCAAGACCAGTTACAACTGCAAATGAAAGAGCAACTAGCAAAGATCCAACAAGACATGAGGGACCAAATGTTAGAGTCCCAAAGGGACATGATGAATCAGTTGTCCCAATTACTGACTAAGGGGCTAGGAAAAGGAAAAAGCCCCATGCTCAATACTGGGGAAAACAATGAGGAGCCTCTGTACCCTCCGGGTTTCACCCCGATAGATGATCAAACATGTCCGCAAGATGTACCTATTGCTATCAGATCACAACAACACCAGGCTGGTATCTCGGCACCCATGAACTACCCGACGGGCTCAGGTTCCAATCCAAGGAACAGTCCAACCAATCATGAAGTTCCTGATCTAAACGAAATGGCAGGAATAGAAAAAGCAAAGGTTGAACTGGCAAGACAACTCGAAGTTCGATACAAGTGGTTGGAAGAAAAACTTAGAGTAATGGAGAATACTGATTACCATCGTGGGGTTGACGCCAAAGATCTCAGCTTAGTCCCAGATTTAGTACTCCCGTCGAAATTCAAGACTccagaatttgaaaaatataatgagactagttgtcctgaagctcacatcacGATGTTCTGCCGAAAAATGACAGGTTACGTTGATAACAATCAACTGTTAattcattgcttccaagatagtCTGATTGGGTCAGCTgccaaatggtacaatcaattAAGCCGTGCCAAAATTCATTCATGGAGGGACTTGGCACAGGCTTTCATGAAACAATATGGCCACGTGAAAGACATGACACCTGATAGAATTACATTacagaatatggaaaagaagcaagGTGAGAActtcaggcaatatgcccaaagatggagagaggtagcgaCTCAAGTCCAACCACCTCTTCTAGAGAAAGAAACTACGATGCTTTTCGTCAACACCCTGAAAGCCCCATTCATTAcccatatgttgggaagcgctaCCATGAGCTTCTCAGATATAGTAATGTCCAGCGAGATGATCGAAAACGCAATCAGAAGCGGGAAGATAGATGCAAGAGAAAGCGCCAAAAGGTCAACCCCAAATAGAAACAAAAATGAAGTGAATAATATGAGCAAAAGGTACCCCAAATTGGTCAACATAGGCCAGCCGAGGCAAGAATCCAACTCGAGGCCAAATACAGAAAGGCTCCAGTTTACACCCATTCCGATGTCATATAAGGAGTTGTATCAGAATCTCTTTGATGTACATGTGGTGTCTCCGTTCTACTCAGAACCTGTGCAACCTTCGTTCCCaaaatggtataatgagaatgctcAATGCGAGTACCATGCGGGCATAGCAGGACACTCAATCGAAAACTGCACTACATTTAAAAGGTTGGTCGAAAGGTTCATTGAAATGGGAGTTGTAAAGCTTGACGATTCCTCAGAACCAAATCACTCTGACAACGCAGTAAATACGATTTGA